From the genome of Lutzomyia longipalpis isolate SR_M1_2022 chromosome 2, ASM2433408v1, one region includes:
- the LOC129791365 gene encoding delta(3,5)-Delta(2,4)-dienoyl-CoA isomerase, mitochondrial-like isoform X2 encodes MEYKHLRVNSERPFVFRLDLDNEVANNTMTDSLYHSIYKCITALGRNNECRAIVISSLGKDFCTGIDLDNLGQFNTDLASIEDISRRGRSVESRISTIQRAFVAIERCKKPVIAIIHGACVGPGMGLITACDMRYCSTDAWFQVKDVELGMAADSGTLQRLPKVVGNTSFAREMCFTARRVDAEEALRFGLVNRIFESRQQMLNYAIDKAELIAHLSPVAIQTTKTSILYSQGHTIQEGLDHIRDRNALARQSEDFHISMGPAMTGSERPAYARY; translated from the exons ATGGAGTACAAGCACTTGCGCGTCAATTCCGAGCGTCCCTTTGTCTTCCGGCTGGATCTGGATAACGAAGTGGCCAACAATACGATGACTGATAGCCTCTATCACTCCATCTACAAGTGCATCACGGCATTGGGGCGCAACAATGAATGCCGTGCCATTGTGATCTCCAGCTTGGGGAAGGATTTCTGCACGGGGATCGATTTGGACAATCTGGGGCAGTTCAATACGGATCTGGCCAGCATTGAGGATATCTCCCGACGCGGGAGGAGCGTTGAGTCACGCATATCGACCATTCAGCGTGCCTTTGTTGCCATAGAGAGGTGCAAGAAGCCCGTTATTGCCATCATTCACGGGGCATGCGTTGGCCCCGGAATGGGACTCATCACGGCGTGTGATATGCGCTACTGCAGCACTGATGCGTGGTTCCAGGTGAAGGATGTCGAACTGGGAATGGCGGCGGATTCGGGGACCCTTCAGCGCCTCCCGAAGGTCGTTGGGAATACGAGTTTTGCGCGCGAAATGTGCTTCACTGCGAGGCGCGTGGATGCCGAGGAGGCCCTTCGGTTTGGTCTTGTGAACCGCATCTTCGAATCCCGCCAGCAGATGCTCAACTACGCCATCGACAAGGCGGAACTCATTGCCCACCTCAGCCCTGTTGCCATTCAAACCACCAAGACCAGCATCCTCTACTCCCAGGGGCATACAATACAGGAAGGACTCGATCACATT CGTGATCGGAATGCTTTGGCACGTCAGAGTGAGGACTTCCACATCTCCATGGGACCAGCTATGACGGGATCTGAACGTCCTGCCTATGCTAGATACTGA
- the LOC129791374 gene encoding TBP-related factor isoform X1, producing MKVCKQTVSFPRNTITMERPPAPESPLKALLAAPIASRPVSRPQTSMPPQLSMVPQTPIPSGPQEAINSIKIQNCVSTVNLNCMLDLQKINSRTRNSEYNPSRFHGIVMRIREPRCTALIFRSGKMVCTGARTESASHLGTRKFARIIQKLGFPVQFRDFKLQNLVATVDLRFPIRLENLNQMHGQFSSYEPELFPGLVYRMVKPRVVLLIFVNGKIVFTGAKSRQEIAESLENIYPILQSFRKI from the exons atgaaagtTTGTAAACAAactgtgag TTTTCCGCGAAATACGATAACAATGGAACGTCCACCAGCTCCAGAATCCCCCTTGAAAGCTCTCCTAGCTGCTCCAATTGCTTCACGACCCGTTTCTAGGCCACAG ACAAGCATGCCACCACAGCTTAGCATGGTGCCGCAGACGCCAATCCCATCTGGACCACAGGAAGCCATCaattctataaaaattca AAACTGCGTGTCAACCGTGAACCTCAACTGTATGCTGGATTTGCAGAAAATCAACTCCCGGACGCGGAATTCCGAGTACAACCCCTCGAGATTCCACGGAATTGTCATGCGCATCCGGGAACCTCGGTGTACAGCTCTCATTTTTCGTTCCGGGAAGATGGTTTGCACGGGGGCACGCACAGAGTCTGCCTCGCACCTGGGAACACGAAAATTTGCCCGGATTATCCAAAAGTTGGGCTTTCCCGTGCAATTCCGGGACTTTAAGTTGCAAAATCTCGTCGCAACGGTGGACCTTCGCTTCCCCATTCGTCTGGAGAATCTCAATCAGATGCACGGGCAGTTTAGTTCGTACGAACCTGAACTCTTTCCGGGACTCGTCTACAGGATGGTGAAGCCGCGCGTGGTGCTCTTAATCTTCGTCAATGGGAAGATTGTCTTCACGGGGGCCAAGTCGCGGCAGGAAATTGCAGAGAGCTTGGAAAATATCTATCCCATCCTACAGAGTTTCCGGAAgatttaa
- the LOC129791325 gene encoding large subunit GTPase 1 homolog: protein MPNVKSKSDKSLGKALINDRLKKRGKRRTVDNGSMLHTTEMKDGFDWGRLNLQSVTEESSFQDFLRTAELAGKEFQAEKLNVTFVTANANFGVLSEAERAEAQQKHQDKQDLLKIPRRPKWTRETTAEELQMLENESFLNWRRSLALLQEEGGLQMTPYEKNLDFWRQLWRVIERSDVVVQIVDARNPLLFRNEDLEKYVKEVGEEKDNMILINKSDFLTENQRKIWADFFDKQQSRVVFFSALQASEQSQKLEDVREEGEKDEEDAARSPAKELLEKIDRVEEKMSKLEKDLGQLMRQQDDDGWEKNSPEILSPEELIHLFQGIHKNAKKVTEGITTIGLVGYPNVGKSSTINSLLTEKKVSVSATPGKTKHFQTIYLQNDLLLCDCPGLVMPSFVLTKAEMILNGILPIDQMRDHVSPINQLCRYIPRHVLEDKYGIMIPKPTGMDDPNRPPHSEEFLLAYGYNRGFMTANGQPDQAKGARYILKDFVNGKLLYAYAPPGYVQEEFHTFPERQRAVRTYIPPQEQRATRLPGSAMTEEEFDAIYFSNSSADAHAKGRRNLPHVRPVSASSSTQSLNSVHIAGKSWKGGKKEKKVKLRKQFVHLDQH from the exons ATGCCCAATGTGAAGTCAAAATCGGATAAATCCCTCGGAAAAGCCCTCATAAATGATAGATTAAAGAAGCGTGGAAAGCGGAGGACAGTCGATAATGGATCTATG CTTCATACGACGGAAATGAAGGATGGCTTCGACTGGGGTCGATTGAATTTGCAATCAGTGACGGAGGAGTCCTCCTTTCAGGACTTCCTGAGAACAGCTGAACTTGCTGGGAAGGAATTCCAAGCGGAAAAGCTCAATGTTACCTTTGTGACGGCAAATGCAAACTTTGGGGTACTCAGTGAGGCAGAACGGGCAGAAGCGCAGCAGAAGCATCAGGACAAGCAGGATTTGCTGAAGATTCCCAGAAGGCCCAAATGGACGCGTGAGACAACGGCGGAGGAGCTGCAAATGCTGGAGAATGAGAGTTTCCTCAATTGGAGACGTTCGCTGGCGCTGCTGCAGGAGGAAGGAGGTTTGCAGATGACGCCGTATGAGAAGAATTTGGATTTCTGGCGTCAACTGTGGCGCGTGATTGAGCGAAGTGATGTCGTTGTGCAAATTGTCGATGCGAGGAATCCTCTGTTGTTCCGGAATGAAGATCTGGAGAAGTACGTGAAGGAGGTGGGAGAGGAGAAGGATAACATGATCCTGATCAATAAATCGGATTTCCTGACGGAGAATCAACGCAAAATCTGGGCAGATTTCTTCGATAAGCAGCAGAGTCGTGTTGTCTTCTTCTCAGCTCTACAGGCGAGTGAGCAAAGCCAGAAACTCGAAGATGTCCGGGAAGAGGGTGAGAAGGATGAGGAAGATGCTGCAAGAAGCCCAGCAAAGGAACTTTTGGAGAAGATTGACAGagttgaggagaaaatgagCAAATTGGAGAAGGATTTGGGGCAATTGATGAGGCAGCAGGATGACGATGGATGGGAGAAGAATAGTCCGGAAATTCTGTCTCCGGAAGAACTAATTCACCTCTTCCAGGGAATCCACAAGAATGCGAAGAAGGTAACAGAGGGCATCACAACAATTGGCCTCGTTGGGTACCCAAATGTGGGCAAGAGCAGCACAATCAATTCCCTCCTGACGGAGAAGAAAGTCTCCGTTTCAGCCACTCCCGGAAAGACAAAACACTTCCAGACAATTTATCTGCAGAACGATCTCCTCCTGTGCGATTGTCCGGGTCTGGTGATGCCGAGCTTTGTGCTGACAAAGGCTGAAATGATCCTCAATGGAATCCTCCCGATTGATCAGATGCGAGATCACGTCTCGCCAATCAATCAGCTCTGTCGCTACATCCCACGGCATGTTCTCGAGGATAAATACGGGATAATGATTCCCAAACCCACAGGAATGGATGATCCCAACAGACCTCCGCATTCTGAGGAATTCCTCCTGGCCTATGGAT ACAATCGTGGCTTCATGACAGCCAATGGGCAGCCAGATCAAGCCAAAGGAGCTCGCTACATTCTCAAGGATTTCGTCAATGGGAAGCTCCTGTACGCCTACGCTCCTCCAGGGTATGTCCAGGAGGAATTTCACACCTTCCCGGAGAGACAGCGCGCCGTGAGGACGTACATTCCGCCCCAGGAGCAACGGGCCACGCGTCTTCCCGGATCAGCAATGACAGAGGAGGAATTCGATGCAATCTACTTCAGCAACAGTTCCGCCGATGCCCACGCAAAGGGACGCCGGAATCTCCCGCATGTGCGTCCCGTCAGCGCCTCCAGCTCCACGCAGAGTCTCAACAGTGTCCACATTGCGGGGAAATCGTGGAAGGGTGgcaagaaggagaagaaggtGAAGCTGAGGAAGCAATTTGTGCATCTGGATCAACACTAA
- the LOC129791365 gene encoding delta(3,5)-Delta(2,4)-dienoyl-CoA isomerase, mitochondrial-like isoform X1, which produces MEYKHLRVNSERPFVFRLDLDNEVANNTMTDSLYHSIYKCITALGRNNECRAIVISSLGKDFCTGIDLDNLGQFNTDLASIEDISRRGRSVESRISTIQRAFVAIERCKKPVIAIIHGACVGPGMGLITACDMRYCSTDAWFQVKDVELGMAADSGTLQRLPKVVGNTSFAREMCFTARRVDAEEALRFGLVNRIFESRQQMLNYAIDKAELIAHLSPVAIQTTKTSILYSQGHTIQEGLDHIVSILLLIGSSAIFLCSSSQTFCFFVLFSVIGMLWHVRVRTSTSPWDQL; this is translated from the coding sequence ATGGAGTACAAGCACTTGCGCGTCAATTCCGAGCGTCCCTTTGTCTTCCGGCTGGATCTGGATAACGAAGTGGCCAACAATACGATGACTGATAGCCTCTATCACTCCATCTACAAGTGCATCACGGCATTGGGGCGCAACAATGAATGCCGTGCCATTGTGATCTCCAGCTTGGGGAAGGATTTCTGCACGGGGATCGATTTGGACAATCTGGGGCAGTTCAATACGGATCTGGCCAGCATTGAGGATATCTCCCGACGCGGGAGGAGCGTTGAGTCACGCATATCGACCATTCAGCGTGCCTTTGTTGCCATAGAGAGGTGCAAGAAGCCCGTTATTGCCATCATTCACGGGGCATGCGTTGGCCCCGGAATGGGACTCATCACGGCGTGTGATATGCGCTACTGCAGCACTGATGCGTGGTTCCAGGTGAAGGATGTCGAACTGGGAATGGCGGCGGATTCGGGGACCCTTCAGCGCCTCCCGAAGGTCGTTGGGAATACGAGTTTTGCGCGCGAAATGTGCTTCACTGCGAGGCGCGTGGATGCCGAGGAGGCCCTTCGGTTTGGTCTTGTGAACCGCATCTTCGAATCCCGCCAGCAGATGCTCAACTACGCCATCGACAAGGCGGAACTCATTGCCCACCTCAGCCCTGTTGCCATTCAAACCACCAAGACCAGCATCCTCTACTCCCAGGGGCATACAATACAGGAAGGACTCGATCACATTGTGAGTATCCTCCTCCTCATTGGCTCCTCTGCAATCTTTCTTTGTTCTTCATCTcaaacattttgtttttttgttcttttcagCGTGATCGGAATGCTTTGGCACGTCAGAGTGAGGACTTCCACATCTCCATGGGACCAGCTATGA
- the LOC129791374 gene encoding TBP-related factor isoform X2, producing MERPPAPESPLKALLAAPIASRPVSRPQTSMPPQLSMVPQTPIPSGPQEAINSIKIQNCVSTVNLNCMLDLQKINSRTRNSEYNPSRFHGIVMRIREPRCTALIFRSGKMVCTGARTESASHLGTRKFARIIQKLGFPVQFRDFKLQNLVATVDLRFPIRLENLNQMHGQFSSYEPELFPGLVYRMVKPRVVLLIFVNGKIVFTGAKSRQEIAESLENIYPILQSFRKI from the exons ATGGAACGTCCACCAGCTCCAGAATCCCCCTTGAAAGCTCTCCTAGCTGCTCCAATTGCTTCACGACCCGTTTCTAGGCCACAG ACAAGCATGCCACCACAGCTTAGCATGGTGCCGCAGACGCCAATCCCATCTGGACCACAGGAAGCCATCaattctataaaaattca AAACTGCGTGTCAACCGTGAACCTCAACTGTATGCTGGATTTGCAGAAAATCAACTCCCGGACGCGGAATTCCGAGTACAACCCCTCGAGATTCCACGGAATTGTCATGCGCATCCGGGAACCTCGGTGTACAGCTCTCATTTTTCGTTCCGGGAAGATGGTTTGCACGGGGGCACGCACAGAGTCTGCCTCGCACCTGGGAACACGAAAATTTGCCCGGATTATCCAAAAGTTGGGCTTTCCCGTGCAATTCCGGGACTTTAAGTTGCAAAATCTCGTCGCAACGGTGGACCTTCGCTTCCCCATTCGTCTGGAGAATCTCAATCAGATGCACGGGCAGTTTAGTTCGTACGAACCTGAACTCTTTCCGGGACTCGTCTACAGGATGGTGAAGCCGCGCGTGGTGCTCTTAATCTTCGTCAATGGGAAGATTGTCTTCACGGGGGCCAAGTCGCGGCAGGAAATTGCAGAGAGCTTGGAAAATATCTATCCCATCCTACAGAGTTTCCGGAAgatttaa